From the genome of Chloroflexota bacterium, one region includes:
- a CDS encoding cupin domain-containing protein, whose protein sequence is MSELTPEPGTTDQVQIFDVREALTHQDHLHGRVDMATSPNSYIAVFRTPPRGGETHVHSHPDSDQILFVLEGECTVEGLDGRYTLSQNQGVLIPAGVNYGFTNTTDRDLIFLSMRTESTGGRRVAYVPNVPSDVAVKIPVALIGAKGIGTHVYAYAMDRHTIGISPLLTEDWNKGSLLRMNCIYEKAGDDHIVAFLPERIARWYRLSDLHDGDYSLLPDPDNTRVRVDLTPLIQREASC, encoded by the coding sequence ATGTCCGAGCTGACTCCCGAGCCAGGAACAACCGATCAGGTCCAGATCTTCGACGTACGCGAGGCGCTCACGCATCAAGACCACCTCCACGGGCGTGTGGATATGGCCACGTCGCCCAACAGCTATATCGCCGTCTTTCGAACCCCGCCGAGGGGCGGGGAGACCCACGTCCACTCGCACCCGGACTCGGACCAGATCCTTTTCGTCCTGGAGGGCGAGTGCACCGTCGAAGGGCTCGACGGGCGCTACACGCTGAGCCAGAACCAGGGCGTGCTGATACCCGCGGGCGTGAACTACGGCTTCACCAACACGACGGATCGAGACCTGATCTTTCTCTCGATGCGCACCGAGTCCACGGGCGGCCGGCGCGTGGCCTACGTTCCCAACGTACCGTCGGATGTGGCCGTCAAGATTCCGGTCGCGCTCATCGGGGCGAAGGGCATCGGGACTCACGTCTACGCGTATGCGATGGACCGCCACACCATCGGCATCTCGCCGCTGCTGACGGAGGACTGGAACAAGGGCTCGCTCTTGCGCATGAACTGCATCTACGAGAAGGCCGGCGACGATCACATCGTCGCGTTCCTGCCCGAGCGGATCGCCCGGTGGTACCGGCTATCGGACCTCCACGACGGCGACTATTCGCTGCTTCCGGACCCGGACAATACGCGCGTGCGAGTCGATCTGACCCCGCTGATCCAGCGCGAGGCGAGCTGCTGA
- a CDS encoding ABC transporter substrate-binding protein has product MLVRRRARFAGLVLALLFAGCAGDTGSARTSTSPNSTSVEPPSAAPKRIIAGVMGVHSTANSKTIGPGRPPGFDALEALVSAGVANADDHGNLRPQLAEAVPSVDNGLWTVEPDGRMQTTWKLKSTALWQDGVPVTTDDLLLTADVSQDPDLPNFRDSSAKYIESMDARDAQTLVVHWKRPFIGADSLFTDIHIVPLPAHILRQPYEENKANFLELPYWRDEFVGSGPFKVREWQLGTKVVLEANDRYVLGRPKVDAVEVRFIPDPNALVANVLSGEIELTMGRGLSLEQTIQVRDEWRNGKPDVAYDSWIAIYPQMLNPTPSVILDARFRRAMLEAIDRQEMVETIQHGLVPVADTILAPTEPEYPAVESSIVRYPFDVALAAQGLEALGYSRGPDGWYRSSDGERLAVQIRSTPGDVQQKGMISVADYWQRIGVAVETVEIPPARANDRPYRYTRPGFELQRQPNAPEDIERYHSAQAPVPENNFTGTSKSRYMNADLDALIDAFFATIPTGARVSIFAQIVHHISDQVVPLPLFYDANAALVGNRLQNVAARHGRNSTEAWNAELWDVSSQSR; this is encoded by the coding sequence ATGCTGGTTCGACGTCGAGCCCGGTTCGCGGGGCTCGTGCTGGCGCTTCTCTTCGCCGGCTGCGCGGGAGACACGGGCAGCGCCCGGACGTCAACGTCGCCGAATTCCACGAGCGTTGAGCCACCGTCCGCCGCGCCGAAGCGGATCATCGCGGGCGTCATGGGCGTCCACTCGACGGCCAACAGCAAGACGATCGGCCCCGGCCGGCCACCCGGCTTCGACGCGCTCGAAGCCCTCGTGAGCGCCGGTGTCGCGAACGCCGACGACCATGGAAACCTTCGTCCGCAGCTCGCCGAGGCGGTGCCAAGCGTCGATAACGGGCTGTGGACCGTCGAGCCCGACGGGCGGATGCAGACGACGTGGAAGCTCAAGAGCACGGCCCTCTGGCAGGACGGCGTCCCGGTCACGACGGACGATCTGCTCCTCACGGCAGACGTGTCGCAGGATCCGGACCTGCCGAACTTCAGAGACTCGTCCGCCAAATACATCGAATCGATGGACGCGCGGGACGCCCAGACGCTGGTCGTCCACTGGAAGCGCCCGTTCATCGGAGCGGATTCGCTATTCACCGACATCCACATCGTCCCCCTGCCGGCGCACATCCTTCGCCAGCCGTACGAAGAGAACAAAGCGAACTTCCTGGAGCTGCCCTATTGGCGGGACGAATTCGTTGGCTCGGGCCCGTTCAAGGTGCGGGAATGGCAGCTCGGCACAAAGGTGGTGCTCGAGGCGAACGATCGGTATGTGCTCGGTCGACCGAAGGTCGACGCCGTCGAGGTGCGGTTCATCCCGGATCCGAACGCTCTCGTCGCCAACGTGCTGTCCGGCGAGATCGAGCTGACCATGGGCCGCGGACTGTCGCTCGAGCAGACGATCCAGGTCCGCGACGAGTGGCGGAACGGCAAGCCGGACGTGGCATACGATAGCTGGATCGCCATCTATCCCCAGATGCTGAACCCCACTCCGTCGGTCATCCTCGACGCGCGCTTCCGTCGCGCGATGCTCGAGGCCATCGACCGGCAAGAGATGGTGGAAACGATCCAGCACGGCCTCGTGCCCGTCGCGGACACGATCCTCGCCCCAACCGAGCCGGAGTATCCGGCGGTCGAGTCCAGCATCGTTCGGTATCCCTTCGACGTGGCGCTGGCCGCCCAGGGTCTCGAGGCGCTGGGCTATAGCCGGGGGCCGGATGGGTGGTACCGGTCTTCGGACGGCGAGCGGCTCGCGGTTCAGATTCGCTCGACGCCCGGGGACGTCCAGCAGAAGGGCATGATCAGCGTGGCGGACTACTGGCAGCGCATCGGGGTGGCGGTCGAGACCGTGGAGATCCCGCCGGCACGCGCCAACGATCGGCCGTACCGCTACACCCGGCCGGGGTTCGAGCTGCAACGGCAGCCGAACGCGCCGGAAGACATCGAGCGCTATCACAGCGCGCAGGCGCCGGTCCCGGAGAACAACTTCACCGGCACGAGCAAGAGCCGTTATATGAACGCGGACCTCGACGCGCTCATCGACGCGTTCTTCGCGACGATCCCCACCGGCGCGCGCGTGTCCATCTTCGCGCAGATCGTCCACCACATCTCGGATCAGGTCGTCCCGCTGCCGCTGTTCTACGACGCGAACGCCGCGCTCGTCGGAAATCGGCTGCAGAACGTGGCTGCGCGCCACGGACGGAACTCGACCGAGGCGTGGAACGCGGAGCTGTGGGACGTTTCAAGTCAATCCCGGTAA
- a CDS encoding DedA family protein, whose product MAEAVATFIVTLIGNLGYPGIVLAMAIESALIPLPSEIIMPFSGYLVSTGRFDFTLVMISGALGNLLGSLVAYGIGYWGDAHIIRYAVRRYGKLVLITESELDDAEHLLQRFQDWVVVGGRLLPGIRTVISLPCGMSRVPLVRFSVLTFLGSAVWSAVLAWVGLTLGEHWNALEPLFRKTDAAIAVGLVMLAGLYVAHKLRRRAPA is encoded by the coding sequence ATGGCGGAAGCGGTCGCCACGTTCATCGTGACGCTGATCGGCAATCTGGGCTATCCGGGGATCGTCCTGGCCATGGCCATCGAGTCCGCCCTCATCCCGCTGCCCTCGGAGATCATCATGCCCTTCTCCGGATACCTGGTCTCCACGGGCCGCTTCGATTTCACTCTTGTCATGATCTCCGGGGCGCTGGGCAACCTCCTTGGCTCGCTTGTCGCCTACGGTATCGGCTACTGGGGCGACGCGCATATCATCCGGTACGCGGTCCGACGCTACGGGAAGCTCGTCCTCATCACCGAAAGCGAGCTGGACGACGCCGAGCACCTCCTCCAGCGCTTTCAGGATTGGGTCGTCGTGGGCGGGCGTCTGCTGCCGGGGATTCGCACCGTGATCTCGCTTCCGTGTGGAATGTCGCGCGTCCCACTGGTCCGGTTTTCGGTGCTCACGTTCCTCGGCTCCGCCGTGTGGTCCGCGGTGCTGGCCTGGGTGGGATTGACCCTGGGTGAGCACTGGAACGCGCTGGAGCCGCTCTTCCGGAAGACCGACGCGGCGATCGCGGTCGGGCTGGTTATGCTCGCGGGCCTCTACGTCGCCCACAAGCTCCGTCGGCGCGCTCCCGCGTAG